In a genomic window of Erinaceus europaeus chromosome 12, mEriEur2.1, whole genome shotgun sequence:
- the LOC132542108 gene encoding uncharacterized protein C3orf86-like, producing MSRTQCGHVRKPLDVFFWLNEVTGEVTYPLLKVEAPAASPESPGERPRSQCVRAVGPPAAPALGAAPLSPLEASLSHQGFRNSLVCPPPPGLRKARPWSPPPFTASPSSLSPPGLALPASHPVDPALGLPACTFPPSPSAPWDFTCKLKNALTGNNRFSF from the coding sequence ATGTCCAGGACTCAGTGTGGACATGTAAGGAAGCCTCTGGACGTGTTTTTCTGGCTAAATGAAGTGACAGGAGAAGTCACCTACCCCCTCCTTAAGGTAGAGGCACCAGCAGCTTCTCCCGAGAGCCCCGGGGAGAGGCCCAGGTCTCAGTGTGTGAGAGCCGTGGGCCCACCCGCAGCACCTGCGCTGGGGGCTGCACCTCTGTCCCCTCTCGAGGCCTCCCTGAGCCATCAGGGCTTCAGAAACTCCCTGGTGTGTCCTCCGCCCCCCGGTCTGAGGAAAGCCAGGCCATGGAGCCCTCCGCCCTTTACAGCAAGTCCCAGCAGCCTCTCACCGCCAGGGCTCGCTCTTCCCGCCTCCCACCCCGTGGACCCGGCTCTGGGGCTTCCTGCCTGCACCTTCCCCCCCAGTCCCTCTGCGCCCTGGGACTTCACCTGCAAGCTGAAAAATGCCCTGACTGGGAATAACCGCTTTTCCTTTTGA